Proteins encoded together in one Marispirochaeta sp. window:
- a CDS encoding ABC transporter ATP-binding protein, with the protein MLKEFRTLFPYYKTYAGRYAMGFLFLFITDAGQLYLPQLIRLVIDHISAGAVDLPWVGMMVLAMIGVAFLVALGRFGWRYYIHGASRKIEKRLRSRLFGHLLTLSPSFYGRSSTGDLMARATGDMHHVRMASGMGFVALFDGLFMTLFIITIIVIQFPQLALIVLAPFPLITLQVLGMGRFLGRLFKAVQEGYAALSSHVQEALSGILVLKAFVREDSNLKVFSGRNEDYKRRNLALVRLWGFAFPMISFLGGVVTLLLLRFGGMSVLEGGMSAGDFVAAMSYLGMLIWPMLGMGFTVNMLERGGAALARINAVLREEPEIRSPVNGLCCPREGAIEVRNLSFTYPGSAVPSLRDVSFTVEAGQTLGILGRTGAGKSTLIRLLPRLLDTPPGTVFIAGRDVRDYELSSLRSAFGVVPQETFLFSAVLSDNIAFGIDDAPREAIEAAAEASTISRDVRLFPKGYETEVGERGITLSGGQKQRIAISRALITQPEILIFDDALAAVDTSTEESILDGFIELRKGKTNILISHRVSTLKFADYIVVLDEGAIVQSGTHEELIGQEGFYAEIANLQRLEEEESA; encoded by the coding sequence ATGCTGAAGGAATTTCGTACTCTGTTTCCATACTACAAGACCTATGCCGGGCGCTATGCCATGGGCTTTCTCTTTTTGTTTATAACCGACGCGGGACAACTCTATCTTCCCCAATTGATTCGTTTGGTGATCGACCATATTTCGGCGGGTGCAGTTGACCTCCCCTGGGTCGGAATGATGGTCCTTGCAATGATCGGGGTCGCTTTTCTTGTTGCCCTTGGACGATTCGGCTGGCGCTACTATATTCACGGGGCTTCCCGAAAGATTGAAAAGAGACTCCGTTCCCGTCTTTTCGGGCACCTGCTGACCCTCTCCCCCTCGTTTTACGGACGAAGTTCAACGGGAGACCTGATGGCCCGGGCCACTGGCGATATGCACCATGTTCGGATGGCCTCGGGAATGGGATTTGTGGCCCTCTTTGACGGTCTGTTTATGACGCTGTTCATTATCACGATTATCGTGATTCAGTTCCCCCAGCTGGCCCTGATCGTTCTTGCCCCTTTTCCGTTGATTACCCTGCAGGTCCTGGGGATGGGCCGCTTTCTGGGACGTCTTTTCAAGGCCGTACAGGAGGGTTACGCCGCCTTGAGCAGCCATGTGCAGGAAGCCTTGAGCGGGATACTGGTATTAAAAGCCTTTGTACGGGAGGATTCAAACCTTAAAGTGTTCTCGGGCAGGAATGAGGACTATAAGCGCAGGAACCTGGCCCTGGTAAGATTGTGGGGCTTTGCCTTTCCGATGATCTCTTTCCTTGGCGGAGTAGTGACCCTTTTGCTGCTGCGTTTCGGCGGAATGTCGGTGCTTGAGGGGGGCATGAGTGCCGGAGATTTTGTGGCCGCCATGAGCTACCTGGGAATGCTCATCTGGCCCATGCTGGGTATGGGCTTCACCGTGAATATGCTGGAGCGGGGAGGGGCCGCCCTGGCGCGGATTAACGCTGTTCTGCGGGAAGAGCCGGAGATCCGTTCTCCTGTGAACGGCTTGTGCTGTCCCCGGGAAGGAGCCATCGAGGTCCGGAACCTCAGCTTCACGTATCCTGGTTCCGCTGTTCCCTCTCTGCGGGATGTCTCCTTTACAGTTGAGGCTGGTCAGACCCTGGGAATCCTGGGGCGCACGGGAGCGGGAAAGAGCACCCTGATACGGCTGTTGCCCCGGCTGCTGGATACCCCGCCTGGAACGGTATTTATTGCCGGCAGGGACGTGCGGGACTATGAGCTTTCCAGTTTAAGGAGCGCCTTTGGTGTCGTTCCCCAGGAGACTTTTCTCTTTTCAGCCGTCTTAAGTGATAATATCGCCTTCGGTATCGACGATGCTCCCCGGGAGGCGATAGAGGCGGCAGCGGAGGCTTCCACGATAAGCAGGGATGTACGGCTTTTTCCCAAGGGCTATGAAACCGAGGTAGGAGAGAGGGGTATAACCCTCTCCGGGGGACAGAAGCAGCGTATTGCCATCTCCCGTGCCCTTATAACTCAGCCTGAGATCCTGATATTCGACGATGCCCTGGCGGCAGTGGATACCTCTACCGAAGAGAGCATTCTGGACGGGTTCATTGAGCTTCGCAAGGGAAAAACCAATATTCTGATATCCCACAGGGTCTCTACCCTGAAGTTTGCCGACTATATTGTCGTGCTGGATGAAGGGGCTATTGTGCAGTCCGGTACTCACGAAGAGCTGATCGGTCAGGAAGGTTTCTATGCAGAAATCGCGAACCTGCAGCGACTGGAAGAGGAGGAGTCGGCGTGA
- a CDS encoding ABC transporter ATP-binding protein, producing the protein MSGESEHMKSFDWKIVRRLAGYLRPYKVLALIAVIALMAATVAELAGPVILQRTIDRHIMGYYLRYSPQNDTGLEGVGIKALLDNPAVVPGEDGVFYLPQDVASSISGQEKHRLLEAEALEERGWFLVQPDNYSAGEWSRVQALLDPRHGEVLREGEAYAFGRDLLDSFETGERRLLRRSDRLGIAHNAWIYLALLAGNLVFTFLQIYIMAALGQNVMRDLRLSLLGHLLRQALAYLQRTPVGSLVSRLTSDVDTINELFATVAISFIKNFSLMIGVVVTLYIMNPRLATITVFSLPPVILATLYFRVKARKAYRLVRSGVAKVNAYLSEHISGMEVVQMFGREQAVKEAFDKRNDALYDASMKELFVFAPFRASIDFLTTISTGVILYFGAGMFVELSVSLGVLIAFISLIRMFYQPVMDLSEKFTIMQSAMAGGERIFGILDTHQEVPDTGRRRIDNVRGELQFRKVNFSYVPDEPVLKDLSFTVNPGETVAVVGYTGAGKTTIANLLTRFWDIQQGEILIDGFNIRDLLLADLRRFIQPVQQDVFLFSGTIEENITLGASIPREEVVDAAKMVNAHGFIEKLPRGYDTMLQERGSNISTGQKQLISFARVIAQNPRVLILDEATSNVDTETERLIQSALKVLLKGRTSLVIAHRLSTIKNADRILVLSHGHLVEQGSHEELIALKGLYYNLYRLQYSGSAAV; encoded by the coding sequence GTGAGCGGCGAAAGCGAGCACATGAAGAGCTTCGACTGGAAGATCGTGCGCCGTTTGGCGGGATACCTGAGGCCCTATAAAGTCCTTGCCCTTATTGCTGTGATTGCCCTTATGGCTGCAACTGTGGCGGAACTTGCAGGACCGGTTATCCTGCAGCGGACAATCGACCGGCACATTATGGGGTATTACCTGCGCTACAGTCCCCAAAACGATACCGGCCTGGAAGGTGTGGGCATCAAAGCTCTTCTTGATAATCCCGCGGTAGTGCCCGGTGAAGACGGCGTTTTCTATCTGCCCCAGGATGTTGCCTCTTCCATTTCCGGACAGGAAAAACACCGCCTTCTGGAAGCGGAAGCACTGGAGGAACGGGGCTGGTTTCTCGTTCAGCCCGACAATTATTCTGCGGGTGAATGGTCCCGGGTTCAGGCCTTGCTGGACCCCAGGCATGGCGAGGTCCTGCGGGAAGGGGAGGCCTACGCCTTTGGCCGGGACCTGCTGGATTCTTTCGAGACGGGTGAGCGCAGGCTGCTGCGGCGCTCGGACAGACTCGGAATCGCACATAACGCCTGGATCTATCTGGCCCTGCTGGCGGGCAACCTGGTTTTTACTTTTCTGCAGATCTATATTATGGCCGCCCTGGGGCAGAACGTTATGCGGGATCTGCGGCTTTCGCTGCTGGGTCACCTGCTGCGGCAGGCTCTGGCCTATCTGCAGCGGACTCCGGTGGGAAGCCTGGTTTCCCGTCTCACCAGCGACGTGGATACCATCAACGAGCTTTTTGCGACTGTGGCTATCTCGTTTATCAAGAACTTCAGCCTCATGATCGGGGTTGTGGTCACCCTCTATATAATGAATCCCAGGCTGGCAACCATCACCGTATTCTCCCTGCCGCCGGTTATTCTCGCTACCCTCTACTTTCGGGTCAAAGCCCGTAAGGCCTACCGGCTGGTACGTTCCGGCGTGGCGAAGGTTAACGCGTATCTCTCTGAGCACATCTCCGGTATGGAGGTTGTGCAGATGTTCGGTCGGGAGCAGGCGGTAAAAGAGGCCTTTGACAAGCGTAACGACGCGCTGTACGACGCCTCCATGAAGGAGCTTTTTGTATTTGCCCCTTTCCGGGCCTCTATCGATTTCCTGACTACCATCTCGACCGGGGTCATTCTCTATTTCGGCGCCGGCATGTTTGTGGAACTGTCGGTCTCCCTGGGGGTGCTGATTGCCTTTATCAGCCTGATCAGGATGTTCTACCAGCCGGTAATGGACCTGTCGGAGAAGTTCACCATCATGCAGTCCGCCATGGCCGGAGGGGAGCGGATCTTCGGTATTCTGGACACCCATCAGGAGGTCCCCGATACCGGCAGACGGAGAATCGACAATGTCCGGGGGGAGCTCCAGTTCCGGAAGGTCAATTTTTCCTATGTCCCCGACGAACCGGTGCTGAAGGACCTTTCCTTTACGGTGAATCCGGGAGAAACTGTGGCGGTTGTCGGCTACACCGGGGCCGGAAAGACCACCATTGCCAACCTGCTGACCCGCTTCTGGGATATTCAGCAGGGAGAGATTCTGATTGACGGCTTTAACATCAGGGATCTGCTCCTGGCAGACTTACGCCGCTTTATTCAGCCGGTGCAGCAGGATGTGTTCCTTTTTTCCGGAACCATCGAAGAGAATATTACCCTGGGTGCATCAATCCCCAGGGAAGAGGTTGTCGACGCGGCGAAGATGGTGAATGCCCACGGCTTTATTGAAAAGCTGCCCCGGGGCTACGATACCATGCTGCAGGAAAGGGGCAGCAACATCTCTACCGGACAAAAGCAGCTGATCTCTTTTGCCAGGGTAATTGCCCAGAACCCCAGGGTACTGATCCTGGACGAGGCGACCTCGAATGTGGATACTGAAACAGAGCGTCTTATCCAGAGCGCCCTCAAGGTTCTGCTGAAGGGCCGTACCTCCCTGGTTATTGCCCATCGTCTTTCCACAATCAAGAACGCGGATCGCATCCTGGTCCTGAGCCATGGGCACCTGGTGGAACAGGGAAGCCACGAGGAGCTTATTGCACTCAAAGGGCTGTACTACAACCTGTACCGGCTGCAGTACAGCGGTTCCGCGGCGGTTTAG
- a CDS encoding 3-phosphoglycerate dehydrogenase family protein gives MYKILTLNKISAKGLDLFSRDEYEVASEIGHPDAIIVRSQDMHSLAIPDTVKAIARAGAGTNNIPVKVCSERGIAVFNTPGANANSVKELTLTGMFLASRKIFRGMQWVKSLAGKGDEIPALIEKGKKEFTGNEIRGKKLGVIGLGAIGVDVANDAERLGMIVSGYDPFISVEAAWGLSPSIKKAETLEALVSESDYITIHIPLNNQTRGILNTERFARMKKGVKILNFSRGGLVNNADMLEAIQAGIVDRYVTDFPDDSLLQVENVIPIPHLGASTPEAEENCAVMASRQLITFLETGNITNSVNFPDCSMPLTTDTRIIIANKNIPNMVGQITTILAEESMNISEMINRHKDGYAYNIIDVEAAGTDTLLTKLKGIEGVVMARIIDKR, from the coding sequence ATGTACAAGATTTTGACCCTCAACAAGATTTCCGCAAAAGGTCTGGACCTCTTTTCCAGAGATGAATACGAGGTTGCCTCCGAGATAGGCCACCCCGACGCTATTATTGTCAGAAGCCAGGACATGCATTCTTTAGCGATTCCCGATACGGTAAAGGCAATAGCCCGGGCGGGCGCGGGAACCAACAATATTCCGGTAAAGGTCTGCTCAGAACGGGGAATCGCGGTTTTCAACACCCCGGGTGCCAACGCTAATTCCGTAAAGGAGCTTACCCTGACCGGTATGTTTCTCGCCTCCCGAAAAATCTTTCGCGGCATGCAGTGGGTCAAGAGTCTCGCCGGAAAGGGGGATGAAATCCCCGCCCTGATAGAAAAAGGAAAAAAGGAGTTTACCGGGAACGAGATCCGTGGCAAAAAGCTGGGAGTAATCGGTCTGGGAGCCATAGGCGTGGATGTTGCCAACGATGCAGAGCGCCTGGGGATGATAGTCTCCGGATACGATCCCTTTATCTCCGTGGAGGCCGCCTGGGGATTGTCTCCCAGCATTAAAAAGGCAGAAACCCTGGAAGCCTTGGTCTCCGAATCCGATTATATCACCATTCACATCCCTTTAAATAACCAGACCCGGGGCATCCTGAACACAGAGCGCTTTGCACGAATGAAGAAGGGAGTAAAAATCCTGAACTTCTCCCGCGGAGGCCTGGTGAATAACGCAGATATGCTTGAGGCTATACAGGCCGGTATTGTAGACCGTTACGTTACCGACTTTCCCGATGATTCCCTTTTGCAGGTGGAAAACGTAATCCCTATTCCCCATCTTGGGGCTTCAACCCCGGAAGCCGAAGAAAACTGCGCAGTAATGGCGAGCCGGCAGCTTATTACCTTTCTTGAGACCGGAAACATTACGAACTCGGTCAACTTCCCCGACTGCTCCATGCCCTTAACTACCGACACCCGCATCATTATAGCCAACAAGAACATACCCAATATGGTCGGGCAGATTACAACCATTCTCGCGGAGGAGTCCATGAACATCTCTGAGATGATTAACCGCCACAAAGACGGCTATGCCTATAACATCATCGATGTGGAAGCCGCAGGTACGGATACTCTTTTGACAAAATTAAAAGGAATAGAAGGAGTAGTTATGGCGCGGATTATCGATAAACGCTAA
- a CDS encoding ATP-binding protein yields the protein MDIPGPTHQTEQNTPASGTAEDQNPLPGIAFELEISTSTGAEVTNIGPLPVLIARMHQEPDAALRSLLGEHWNQLIRLAGETQATGIPRAMDIPLKMIGTAEENPRWFMLSTSPDLSNPGGPKVHGLLLDIHHDHTAAEDLVRAKEEAEKANRTKSEFLANISHELRTPLNGIIGMTDLLIETEMTSEQAEFAHTVRISSDSLLAIINDILDLSRIEAGKLISIDKSPINLYTLVRSVCETLLPAAESAGLQLLLYFDPDLPLEYRADNDRLKQILYNLVGNAVKFTPDGYILVKVEAECSARIPYGIRFSVIDTGIGIPEDKHDLIFEKFSQVDASTTRRYGGAGLGLPISRSLIEVMGGSLGVQSREGEGSNFSFSIPMEREPESPVFRNLIDMEKATVGVLCKSRHAAEVYCSYVRGWNGTPVILNQNRPDPGSWPVLLTDLPAVELATLRNDLVQAGMIAVIADIRSNLEYGHLDLDNMLITKPPFDLERITEWLAGQRKPQTRSSFRETANNAEIRRILIAEDNQINQDVLSRIFQRLGCTVTIASDGDQAHRIWSANSFDAIFMDCQMPGVDGLEATIRIRSEEPADRHVPIIALTGHAMPGDRERFLSVGMDDYLSKPVTAVELKEALERWTQEA from the coding sequence ATGGACATACCGGGCCCGACGCACCAGACAGAACAGAACACTCCTGCCAGCGGGACAGCTGAAGACCAGAATCCCCTGCCGGGGATTGCCTTCGAACTGGAAATAAGCACAAGCACAGGTGCAGAAGTTACAAACATCGGGCCACTGCCGGTTCTGATTGCCCGGATGCACCAGGAGCCGGATGCCGCACTGCGCTCTCTGCTGGGGGAACACTGGAATCAGCTTATCAGACTCGCCGGAGAAACCCAGGCAACAGGCATTCCGCGGGCAATGGATATTCCCCTGAAGATGATCGGAACAGCAGAAGAGAATCCACGCTGGTTTATGCTGTCAACATCCCCGGATCTGTCAAATCCCGGAGGCCCGAAGGTTCACGGACTTCTGCTGGACATTCACCACGACCATACGGCTGCCGAGGACCTGGTTCGAGCCAAAGAAGAGGCGGAAAAGGCAAACCGGACAAAATCCGAGTTCCTTGCCAATATCAGCCACGAACTCAGGACCCCCCTTAATGGAATAATCGGCATGACAGACCTGCTCATCGAAACCGAAATGACCAGTGAGCAGGCGGAGTTCGCCCATACGGTCAGGATTTCCAGCGACTCACTGCTGGCTATTATCAACGACATTCTGGACCTTTCCAGGATCGAAGCGGGAAAGCTGATCAGCATAGATAAATCCCCTATAAACCTCTACACCCTGGTCCGCAGTGTCTGCGAAACCCTGCTGCCGGCAGCGGAGAGTGCCGGACTTCAGCTTCTCCTCTACTTTGACCCGGATCTCCCTCTGGAATACCGCGCCGATAACGACCGCCTGAAGCAGATTCTGTATAACCTTGTCGGCAACGCAGTCAAGTTTACTCCCGACGGATATATACTGGTTAAGGTAGAAGCCGAGTGTTCTGCCCGTATACCGTATGGCATCCGCTTCAGCGTAATCGACACAGGTATTGGAATTCCGGAAGATAAACACGACTTGATTTTCGAGAAATTCAGCCAGGTGGACGCTTCCACCACCAGGCGTTACGGCGGGGCGGGGCTCGGACTGCCGATCAGCCGTTCACTTATTGAGGTTATGGGCGGTTCCTTGGGCGTGCAAAGCCGTGAGGGAGAGGGCTCAAACTTTTCATTCAGCATTCCCATGGAACGTGAACCGGAAAGCCCGGTTTTTCGGAATCTCATCGACATGGAAAAAGCAACCGTCGGTGTTCTCTGCAAAAGCCGGCACGCTGCAGAAGTCTACTGTTCGTATGTACGGGGGTGGAACGGCACCCCAGTGATCCTGAATCAAAACAGACCTGACCCTGGCTCGTGGCCTGTCCTGCTGACCGACCTGCCTGCAGTCGAACTTGCAACCCTGCGGAACGATCTTGTCCAGGCTGGAATGATCGCTGTAATCGCCGACATACGAAGTAATCTGGAATATGGGCACCTCGATCTTGATAATATGCTGATAACAAAACCGCCTTTTGACCTCGAAAGGATTACTGAATGGCTGGCCGGCCAGAGAAAACCCCAGACCAGATCCAGTTTCCGGGAAACCGCCAATAACGCTGAAATCCGCAGGATCCTGATTGCCGAGGACAACCAGATAAACCAGGATGTTCTCTCAAGGATTTTTCAACGCCTTGGTTGCACCGTTACAATAGCCAGCGACGGAGATCAGGCCCACAGGATCTGGAGCGCCAACAGCTTTGACGCAATATTCATGGACTGCCAGATGCCGGGGGTTGACGGACTCGAAGCCACCATCCGCATACGCTCAGAAGAGCCCGCGGACCGGCATGTCCCGATTATCGCCCTTACCGGCCACGCCATGCCTGGAGATCGGGAAAGGTTCCTGTCCGTCGGCATGGACGACTACCTCAGCAAACCCGTAACAGCCGTAGAACTGAAAGAGGCGCTGGAACGCTGGACACAGGAAGCCTGA
- a CDS encoding NADH-dependent [FeFe] hydrogenase, group A6 → MYNITINSIPVSVSRNMTVLEAARKIGINIPSLCFLEGKSPLGACRVCIVEIEGAKTLMPSCATPVQDGMKIQTNSRRVREARRMVVELLLSEHNGDCKYCDRGENCELKALALELGIEQERFTGQRLEPAIDDSTPALDRDAGKCIKCRRCVTVCNEVQAVGALFPQYRGFATLIGPAFSRPLDSVACVQCGQCAAVCPVGAITEHNHIDAVWTALDDPAQHVVVQTAPAIRAALGEEFGLEPGTLVTGKMVSALRAMGFDAVFDTNFAADLTIMEEGSELLMRLTKLLKNQEKIALPQFSSCSPGWIKYLEYYYPEMIPNISSCKSPQQMFGAIAKTYYAEKIGKSADEITVVSVMPCTAKKFEALRPEMRSSGVQDVDYVLTTRELARMIKGAGIAFTELPDGQMDAPLGLSTGAADIFANTGGVMEAALRTVYELVTGRPLPGENLHVTPLAGLEGIKEASLVLENVKPEYDFLEEVEVRVAVAHGLGNAGKLLDLIQAGKGDYHFVEIMTCPGGCIGGGGQPRFTDDSVRQKRIEAIYKEDEGKAMRKSHENPAITQIYKEYLGEPLSERSHHLLHTHYNAREVVQ, encoded by the coding sequence GTGTATAACATCACCATTAACTCAATCCCGGTCAGCGTCAGCAGAAACATGACAGTTCTCGAGGCAGCACGGAAAATCGGAATCAACATTCCAAGCCTCTGTTTTCTGGAAGGAAAGTCCCCCCTGGGAGCCTGCAGGGTCTGTATTGTGGAGATTGAAGGAGCAAAGACCCTTATGCCGTCCTGCGCCACCCCGGTACAGGACGGAATGAAGATACAAACCAACAGCCGCCGGGTACGGGAAGCCCGCCGCATGGTGGTAGAACTTCTCCTGAGCGAACACAACGGTGACTGTAAATACTGCGACCGCGGCGAGAATTGTGAGCTCAAGGCCCTCGCGCTGGAGCTGGGGATTGAGCAGGAACGGTTTACCGGCCAACGGCTGGAGCCCGCCATCGACGATTCCACCCCTGCCCTGGATAGGGACGCCGGGAAATGTATAAAGTGCCGGCGCTGCGTTACCGTCTGTAACGAGGTTCAGGCAGTGGGAGCCCTGTTTCCTCAATACCGGGGCTTTGCCACGCTTATTGGTCCGGCCTTCAGCCGTCCCCTGGACAGCGTCGCCTGCGTGCAGTGCGGACAGTGCGCCGCGGTCTGCCCGGTGGGGGCCATTACCGAACACAACCATATAGACGCGGTCTGGACAGCCCTGGACGATCCCGCGCAGCATGTGGTAGTGCAGACCGCTCCGGCAATCCGGGCGGCTCTGGGAGAAGAGTTCGGCCTTGAACCCGGAACCCTTGTAACAGGTAAAATGGTGAGCGCCCTCCGGGCCATGGGATTTGACGCGGTATTCGACACCAACTTCGCCGCTGACCTTACAATCATGGAAGAAGGAAGCGAGCTCTTAATGCGTTTGACCAAATTATTAAAGAACCAGGAAAAAATCGCTCTGCCCCAGTTTTCTTCCTGTTCTCCCGGCTGGATAAAGTACCTGGAGTATTACTACCCCGAGATGATCCCCAACATCTCATCCTGCAAATCTCCGCAGCAGATGTTCGGCGCCATTGCCAAGACCTACTACGCCGAGAAAATCGGGAAAAGCGCCGATGAGATTACCGTGGTCTCTGTAATGCCCTGCACCGCCAAAAAATTTGAAGCCCTGCGGCCGGAGATGCGGTCATCCGGGGTGCAGGATGTCGACTATGTACTGACCACCCGGGAACTTGCCAGAATGATTAAAGGCGCCGGGATCGCTTTTACCGAACTTCCCGACGGACAGATGGATGCTCCCCTGGGGCTCTCCACCGGAGCCGCGGACATCTTTGCCAACACCGGGGGTGTCATGGAAGCGGCCCTGCGGACTGTTTACGAGCTGGTTACCGGACGTCCCCTGCCGGGAGAGAACCTGCACGTGACACCGCTGGCGGGTCTTGAAGGCATAAAGGAGGCCTCACTGGTACTGGAAAACGTCAAGCCGGAATACGATTTTCTTGAAGAGGTCGAGGTCCGGGTTGCCGTTGCCCACGGCCTTGGGAATGCAGGAAAACTTCTGGACCTCATCCAGGCCGGAAAGGGAGACTACCACTTTGTGGAGATCATGACCTGTCCCGGCGGCTGTATCGGCGGCGGCGGTCAACCCCGCTTTACCGACGACTCGGTCAGGCAGAAAAGAATCGAGGCGATCTACAAGGAGGACGAAGGCAAGGCTATGCGGAAGTCCCATGAGAATCCGGCGATCACCCAGATCTACAAAGAGTACCTGGGAGAACCCTTGAGCGAACGTTCCCACCATCTGCTTCACACCCATTATAACGCCCGGGAGGTAGTGCAGTAG
- a CDS encoding redox-sensing transcriptional repressor Rex: MRQTPPLPSLERLCAIYGLLDNLTEKQQSRVSSRELGRAIGQTAETVRKDIAHMKAEIMSNGGYDPAKLKQAIAGYLSLEEPRRACIVGLGRLGQAILQYPGFIAAGIEICAGFDRDTNKLELLSFPVPLLPSYRIAEYVAAQRIDLGIITVPPDQAQIVADRLTDGGVRGIVNFTVPVSVPETVTLRHVSVLDELRILAALTKGAGNNKQE; encoded by the coding sequence ATGAGACAGACTCCGCCGCTGCCAAGCCTGGAGCGGCTATGCGCCATATACGGGCTGCTGGACAATCTTACAGAGAAGCAACAGAGCCGGGTCTCTTCCCGGGAGCTGGGCCGCGCCATCGGCCAGACTGCAGAAACAGTGCGCAAGGACATTGCCCACATGAAAGCGGAGATAATGTCTAACGGAGGGTACGACCCGGCGAAGCTCAAACAGGCAATTGCCGGATATCTTAGTCTGGAAGAACCCCGCAGAGCCTGCATTGTCGGCCTGGGCAGGCTTGGGCAGGCAATACTGCAGTATCCCGGTTTTATCGCCGCGGGCATAGAAATATGCGCAGGCTTCGACAGGGACACCAACAAACTGGAACTGCTCTCGTTTCCAGTGCCCCTCCTGCCATCATACCGGATTGCCGAATATGTGGCAGCACAAAGGATAGACCTGGGGATTATCACCGTTCCCCCGGATCAGGCCCAGATAGTAGCCGACCGCCTGACGGACGGCGGAGTTCGGGGCATTGTAAATTTTACCGTTCCGGTTTCTGTGCCGGAGACCGTTACTCTGCGCCATGTTTCGGTGCTCGATGAATTACGTATACTGGCAGCCCTGACAAAGGGTGCAGGCAATAACAAACAGGAGTAG
- a CDS encoding lipoate--protein ligase, whose amino-acid sequence MRVILLKDGDPFANLAAERLLFEEGSAEESLLLYVNKPCVVIGRSQNPFAEADLRALRQYGMPLVRRYTGGGTVYHDPGNLNYTFIQNRHGYDKFENSGRILKALADLGIAAEVTERNDLVIGKRKFSGSAYRLTKEKALHHGTLLVSSDLSLLHSALKPSFRRIEGKGVLSVRSPVICLNDIIPGLTVELVIDALVRHFNHGVWEEVPPDGELYIRSRTQAENFSAWEWVFGRTPHFSFELFIEDRNMRVDVVNGRITKSSPPGIGELFGKKVDQLWNHEGLSVD is encoded by the coding sequence ATGCGGGTTATTCTGCTAAAAGACGGGGATCCCTTTGCTAACCTGGCGGCGGAACGGCTTCTGTTTGAAGAAGGTTCGGCTGAAGAGAGTCTCCTGCTGTATGTAAATAAACCATGTGTGGTTATCGGCCGTTCCCAGAACCCCTTTGCAGAAGCCGACCTGCGGGCCCTGCGGCAGTACGGGATGCCCCTTGTGCGGCGTTATACCGGAGGCGGAACAGTCTACCATGATCCCGGGAATCTGAATTATACTTTTATTCAAAACCGCCATGGGTATGACAAGTTTGAGAACTCCGGCCGTATCCTCAAAGCTCTTGCAGACCTGGGGATTGCTGCTGAAGTAACAGAACGGAACGACCTGGTCATTGGTAAAAGGAAATTCTCGGGCAGCGCCTACCGGCTTACAAAGGAGAAAGCCCTTCACCATGGCACTTTGCTTGTTTCTTCGGACCTTTCCCTGTTGCATTCCGCACTCAAGCCGAGCTTTCGGCGGATAGAAGGAAAAGGCGTGCTGTCTGTCAGGTCGCCGGTGATCTGTCTCAACGATATTATTCCGGGACTTACGGTGGAGCTTGTTATTGATGCCCTGGTGCGGCACTTTAACCATGGGGTATGGGAGGAGGTTCCTCCGGATGGCGAGCTCTATATACGCAGCAGGACTCAGGCCGAAAATTTCTCCGCCTGGGAGTGGGTATTCGGCCGGACGCCACACTTCTCGTTTGAGCTTTTTATCGAAGACCGGAATATGCGAGTTGATGTGGTGAACGGAAGAATCACGAAATCATCACCTCCTGGAATCGGTGAGCTTTTCGGAAAAAAAGTCGATCAGTTATGGAACCATGAGGGCCTCTCCGTCGACTAA
- a CDS encoding sigma-70 family RNA polymerase sigma factor, protein MSDSDLIKRFVDSGDEAAFAELVSRHRRFVRRIIFGVFGGWPDEADETEQEVLIALAEGLGKFSHAAEFTTYLYRLTWNKGVDHLRSLARRRKRLVYTVPDITDFLSPEQRSINAEDRHFLYMVLRRMKEKERSLIMLKEIEGFPLKDVAELMGLPEGTAKSRLHRARNKMIKTANRILREHGENNEMRRMEEDTRRA, encoded by the coding sequence GTGTCTGACTCTGACCTGATCAAGCGATTTGTAGACTCGGGAGACGAGGCCGCGTTTGCAGAACTCGTCTCCCGGCATCGGCGGTTTGTTCGGCGGATAATCTTTGGTGTTTTTGGCGGCTGGCCAGATGAAGCGGACGAAACGGAGCAGGAAGTTCTGATCGCCCTCGCTGAGGGGCTCGGGAAATTTTCTCACGCGGCAGAGTTCACCACGTATCTGTACCGGCTGACATGGAACAAAGGGGTGGATCATCTTCGTTCTCTTGCCAGAAGACGCAAACGTCTTGTCTATACTGTTCCGGATATTACAGATTTCTTGAGTCCCGAGCAACGCAGTATAAATGCAGAGGACCGTCATTTTTTGTATATGGTTCTCCGCCGAATGAAAGAGAAAGAGCGCAGCCTTATTATGTTGAAAGAGATCGAAGGTTTTCCGCTAAAGGATGTGGCTGAACTTATGGGGCTTCCGGAAGGAACCGCCAAGTCACGGCTGCATCGGGCCAGGAATAAAATGATAAAAACCGCTAATCGTATACTGCGCGAGCATGGAGAAAACAATGAAATGCGTAGAATGGAAGAAGATACAAGACGAGCTTGA